A single Ziziphus jujuba cultivar Dongzao chromosome 11, ASM3175591v1 DNA region contains:
- the LOC107405246 gene encoding uncharacterized protein LOC107405246 gives MVQKLLLTLLLVLLLLGFSNLLYSSAIPTTRVLKSTMEDSSSPQSLLVQSEVQLEDGEELFEVGEEGFYEGRMVMENTDYPGTGANNHHDPRTPGRA, from the exons ATGGTGCAAAAGCTCCTCCTTACACTCCTTTTGGTTCTACTCCTTCTGGGTTTCTCAAACCTTCTCTATTCTTCTGCAATTCCTACTACCA GGGTCCTCAAATCAACTATGGAAGATTCTTCATCACCACAAAGTTTACTTGTtcag AGTGAAGTTCAGTTGGAGGATGGAGAGGAGCTATTTGAGGTGGGAGAAGAAGGATTTTATGAGGGGAGGATGGTTATGGAAAACACAGACTATCCAGGAACAGGAGCAAATAATCACCATGATCCAAGAACCCCTGGAAGAGCTTAA